In the genome of Thiorhodovibrio winogradskyi, the window TGCCGCGAAATGGGCCGGTGAACGGGTCGAGATCCAGGTATTGACCTCAGCGGACGGACGGGTCGAGATCCGGATTGCCGACGACGGTCATGGCGTCGCGCCCGCGCACTGGTCGCGCCTCGGCGAGCGCGGCCTGCGACTCGACGAGCAGCAGGCGGGCACCGGCCTGGGGCTGGCCATCGTGCGCGACGTGGTCGAGGCTTATGGCGGCACGCTCGGCTTCGGTCGCGCTGAGTTGGGCGGCCTGTTGGTTTGGGTCAGACTGCCGGGGATGCTATCCGCCTGAACCCGGCTCGTCGATCCCCAGCCCACGACAGCGGCCGACGCGAGCGACCGGTGGCTGGGGAGTGAGGAGTGGGGAGTGGACCAGGTGTGGTCGGTCTGCGACCAGGCAATAAGCTAGCCAACCAGCATTGCTCTTGGCTTGTGAACGGAATCCGCCAGCAGACTTGAAGCGCGGCCGGGTATTTGGTGGCCTGCCAACTGCTGAAACAACCCGAAAGATTTCTCGGCCGGAGGGGGGTCTTTGCAGGTATGCCTCCCACCCAAACCGCCACCCGAGGATCTTTGCGCGTGAACTGCCGATCCTTCCGTCGTCATCTGCTGATCGATCCCCGGCATCTCGATGCCAGCTTGCGCGACCACGCCGCTCGCTGCTCGTCCTGCGCGCAAGCCCTGGAGCGCGCGCTGGCGTTCGAACGCCGGCTGGCGAATGCCGTGCGACGGGAGTATGAGGAGGTCGCCGACGGCGAGCGCCGCGACGGTGCTGATCACGACCCGGGTCACAACCCTGGTCCCGACCAGAGGTCCGTTTGAGCTCTCTCCCCTATCTATTGGCGCGGCTGACGCTAGCTATTGGCGCGGCTGACGCTAGCCATGATTTTGTCGAGGTGACCAGCAAAGGCCTTGCGATCACTTTGGCTCAAGGCCGGTGGTCCTCCTGTGTTGATGCCGCTGGCTCTGAGTGTCTCCATGAAGTCGCGGACATTCAGTCGTGCGCGTATGTTCTCGCTGGTGAACAACTCGCCGCGATGACTCAGGACCTGGCCGCCCTGCTCGATGACGGCGGCGGCCAGGGGGATATCGCTGGTAATCACCAGATCGCCGGCTGCGATCTTGTCGAGAATGGCTTGGTCGGCAACATCGAAACCGGATCGCACGCGCAGGCTTTTGATGAAGCGCGACGGCGGGGTTGGCAGTGCCTGATTCGCCACCAAGGTGAGAGGAATCCGGCAGCGCTCGGCGGCGCGGAACAGGATGTCCTTGATCACCTGCGGGCAGGCGTCGGCATCGACCCAGATGTGCATCGGTTTGGCTACTCCGTAAACATCGTCAGTTATCCTGATGATGGAGGTGGAGCCCGCGCTGAATGGCCTCGGCGCCAAAGCGGTGGCGGATGGCGTCGAGCGTCTCCGTTAAGCCTTTGTCCGCGGGATTGCGCCCGGTCTCGGCGGTCTCAAACAGATCAAGCTGCTGGCCGGTGGTGGGTTGCGACCAGCCGGAGAGTCCCAGGCCGATTAGTCGCACGGGCCTACCGATCCAGTTGGCTTCGCTCGCGAGCAGTGACCACGCAATCCGATAAAGATCCCGCTCATCCGCTGTCGGCACCTTGCGCGAGCGCGAGCGGGTATGGGTCTCGAACGGAAAGAAGCGAATCTTCAGGGTGACCACCCTTCCCAGGTGGCCGGTCTGGCGCGCGGTCCAGGCGACCTCGCGCGCGGCCCAATGCAGCGTTTCTTCCAGCACCCGGGGATCGGTGACATCCTTGGGGAAGGTCGTCTCCTTGGAGATCGACAGGCGCTCCCGATCCGGGTAAAGCCGGTCATCGGCAATGCCGCGCGCCTGATAATAGAACTGGGTACCGGCCCGCGCGCCGCACTGCCGGCGCAGGGTCTCCAGCGACAGCTCCCGCACATCGCCAAGGGTCTTGACGCCGAGTCGGGCCAGGCGAGGCGCGGTCTTCACCCCCAGACCGCGCAGGACGCTGAAGGGCATGGGGGCGAGGAAGTCGGCCACCTGCTCCTCCAGCACCACCGTCAAGCCATCCGGCTTGTGGCAGTCGGAGGCGAGTTTGGCGATGAGCCGGTTGGGACCGATGCCAATGGAAGCGGTCAGTCCCACGGCCTGCCGGATCCCGGTCTTGATCCGCGCGCCGATCACCTCTGGCGGCCCGACCAGGGCGGTCAACCCGGTGATGTCGAGATAGGCTTCGTCAATGGAGACGCGCTCGATCTCTGGGGAAAAAGCCGCCAGCACCGCCATGATCTGCTCGGACACCCGCGCATAGTGCGCCATGCGCGGGCGCACATAGATTGTCTCGGGCGGCAGCCGCCGCGCCGCCTGGGTGATCGACATGGCCGAATGCACGCCGAAGCGGCGCGCCTCGTAAGAGCAGGTCGCGACCACGCCGCGCTGGCCCGGCTGAGCGCCGACCACCACCGGGCGCCCCTGCCACTCGGGATGGTCGCGTTGCTCGATGGCCGCGAAGAAGGCATCAAGATCGACATGCAGGATCAGGCGTGGCATGGATGAAACTGGTCGCGAGGATTCTGGCGATGATAATCCCCAGCCGCCCGGCGGCGCGATGCGATGACCCTCTCAGGATGTTAGCGGAATGATGGTTCGCGACTTCAAGCGACTCAGGCGGAGTACTTGGTTGTTGGTCGGACATCGACGGATCATTCTCCTGCGCGCCGGGCCGGTCAAGCCGAGATGCGATTTGGGTCTGGCGATCAACCCCGCGCATGCGGATCGGCGATCCAGCCCTCAAGCGGATCGATCATTCTTGGCAGGGTCAACTGGCCAGCGCCGTCCGCCCATTGCGTCCAAGCCCAGGCGGCCTGGATGGCGCAGAGCAAGGCGTCGAGGTGATCACCCGATGGGTCATCGGCCAGATGCGCGGGGGCTGTGACCTCCAGACCATAAGCGGATCTTGTCGCCCCGTCCAGAATCGCGGCCAGCAATGCACGGCGCGCATGCTCGCGCTCCGGGCTGTGCAGCTTGGGATTGTCCTGCTTGTAGGAGCGTCGTCCAATCAGTTGGCGTGCGAGCAGGCCAGGATAGGCTTCGACGCAGATGCGCCGGGGATCGCCAACCTGCACACCGGGAATGCTCACACCGGCGCGCAACAACCTGGGCGCGCCCTCGAAGAACATCAGACCAACCGGGGTACCATAAAGCTTCTGCGGGCTGATGGCGCCGGCGAGGCGATCCGTGGCGCGCCGATGCTCCTTGTCGCCCACGGGCCGCTGGGCGCGATAGTCATCAAGCGCCTGGCGAAAACCCGCGCGGCCCAAGTTCTCAGCATGACGCACATAGCCCGACCAGGTTAGCGGCCAGCCGATGTTGGTGAGAAAGATGCGCGACTGGCCGAAGGGAAAATCCAGTCCGGCGATCCAGGGTCCGGGCTGCGTCAGGAAGGATTCAAAGGACACGAAGTCGCGCCAGCACGCGAGCGCTCCGGCATTGAGCCGCTGCCCTTTCAACTGGCATTGCAGACAGGTGATGGGCTTGGCTCGACGCGGGCGGCTGGTGAAATCGATGCCGTAAACTTGCATCCTTCTGCGCTTGTGAATGCCTGCGGGGAAAGCCAGGGAAGTCTAAACTGCCGGATATCGGTCAGCCCAACGGCTTACCAATGCCCAGTACCGGGCTCGCCCTTGAATGGTCCGACCACGTCATCGGTGATCCAGCCACCATAATAACCACCGGCCTGGGGTCGCACGCGTTCATCGCCGACAAAACAAGCAAGCCGCGCCGGGTAGCAGGAGAAATACCCGGCGATCAGGGCAGCCTCGTCCCAGGCTTGGGGATAGCGCCACAGCGCATCACGGATTAGGCCATCCGGGCCTTTGACATGGAAATACTCCGCCTCGCCTTTCCATTCGCACAGGGTGTGGCGCTCCGAGGGTTCCAGCAGTGAGTGATCGACAGCCTCGGGCGGCAGATAGACACTCGGCGGGCTGCCGGTTTCCAGGGCGCGGATGGCCGATTCGGTGACGGCGATACGCAATTCCCCGGCATGGACAGTGATTCGGCGGTCATCCGGTTGGTAAATTGGCGGACGGGGGTAATCCCAGACCGACTCCTGGCCTGGTCCGGGAACTTGCGCAAAGGGCGGCCGTTGCTGGCCGCGATACTGCCAGGCAGCGCGGGCGGCTTGTAAATCGGATCGAGTGTTGGGCATCATCTGTGATCTCGGCTCTGGTGGATGGGCCTTTGTTTGTGGATTTTGGGCGGATGTTGCGATAAGCAAGATGCCAAGCCTGATGGCTGGCGGTCGGCGGCAGAGAAGCCCGTCGTTTGGGTCAAGGGGTTGCCTCGTGCCAGTGCCTTGACCGGCCAGGCGGGCGATATGCCCGCGTGCGTCGGAGCACGTCGGAACAAAGGTGTGCGCGGCGGCCACTGCGGAGGTTTTCGATGCCAAAACCTGAAACACCGCTGTTGACAGCGGACATCATCATTGAACTCACCGACCGGCCCGGTCGGCCCATCGTGTTGATTGAACGGCGTTACCCGCCGCTTGGCTGGGCCATTCCCGGCGGCTTTGTCGACATCGGGGAGCGCATCGAAGCCGCCGCCGTTCGCGAGGCGCTGGAGGAAACGGCCTTGCCGGTCAGGTTACGCGTGCTGCTGGGTCTGTATTCCGATCCGGCGCGCGACCCGCGGGGACATACGGTCAGCGCCGTCTATGTGGCGGAGGCGAGCGGAGAACCCCAGGCGCAAGACGATGCCCGCCACTTGGCGGTCTTCGCGCCGGAGGCACTGCCCGAGCCGCTTGCGTTTGATCATGCGCGGATTCTCACTGATTACCGGCGCTATCGCGACAGCGGCCAGATCACGCCGCTGTGGTCGCCGCTCCCCCTCGACAAAGCCTGAGCCTCGCGCACGCCGTTATCATGCCCACCCTATTTTCCATCATCGAATCCCCTGGCCATCCGCGACTGGAGGATCTCTACCAGCGCCTCGGCATCGAGCAGGTGAAGCTCAACTCCCAGCGCAAGGCACTGCAAGCGCTGAAGAAGACCGCACCCGACTGGGTGGTGGCGGAATTCTTTTATGGATTTGGCAACAACTACGCCGGGGCCAATGTCAGCAATCTGGATGTCTTGCTCGCCACATTGCGCAAACAGGCGCCGGCGGCACGGGTGATCGTGCTAGTCACCAAGGATCAGGCCGGTTATGTTCCCTTGCTGGCTGAGCGCTTCCCCCTGCATGCGGTCCTCAGCCTGCCGGTGGCCGAGGCGGACATGGAAGCGGCGCTGACGCACCCATGAAGCGATCATCGCCTGCAACTGCCTGCGCTTCCTTAGGCAGGCACAGGGCGACAACACAAGGCCGCAAGGATTGCTTCATCCGAGGCGCGCCCGGCGAGCACGACATCGCGAAATCCCAGCGAGCGCGCGGCCTCGGCGGTGCGCTTGGCGATAACGACGAGCGGGGTGACCAACAGCCGCTCGCGCCCCGCCGGCCCCAGGATGGCCATCAGATTGCGCAGAATCTGCTCGCTGGTCACAGTGACCCAGTCGACCTCCTCGGACCACCGCGCCAGCAGCGGTTGCGGATCGACCTCGGGACAACGGCGACGATACACCTCGGCAATACTCACACGCGCGCCGCGCTGGCGCAGGGTCTCGGCCATCAGCCCGCGACCGCCTTCTCCGCGCACGATCAAGACCCGCTGTCCGTCCATTCTCGCCAGCTCGGGCAGCGCCATTACCTCCTCGCTCTCGAAGCGCCCGCTTGGCGCCAGGTCGGCGGTTCGACCAGTGGCCTGGAGCGCCCGCGCCGTGCCGCCGCCGACCGCCGCGACCCGCTCGGCGTGCAGCCAGGGTTGACAATCATCGACCTGCGCATGGGCGAAGGTCACCGCATTGGGGCTGACGAAATAGACCAGATCCCAGTGCTCGGCCAGGAGCGTCTGGGCGGCTGGATTCCGCGTCGGTTCGATCACCAGAACGGGAAAGCGCAGGGCACGCCCGCCTGCCGCCTCAATGAGCCGACACAGGCCCTCTGCCTGATGCGCTGGTCGGGTGACCAGAACGCCGCGGCCGCGCAGGTTACAAGGGTTCACAGAAGTTGGCGGAACATTTCAGGTAGAACGGCCCGGTTTGGAGCCATGTTGAAAGAAATTCTGGCATCATGAACCTCGTTGCGTCCGGTGTTTGCGCCGGCGCCATCGGAGCAAGGCGGCGTATTTATTGCAGGACTCCGGCAAGACTTTATGGAAACCCTCTGCCGATACAGACCAACTCACCGGCGGATTTCGCCTTCAGCCCACAGCCCGGATGATCCGACGCTCGCCTGCCCTGTGTGAGCTTGAACCCCAAATCCTGATGAAAGAGAGTCCTGTTATGATGAAAAAGCGGTTGGTTTCAATGCTTCTGATCTTGATTGTCCTCGGCTCGGCGCCTGTCGCGAGCGCCGGAGAGGTCGATGGCGGCTTGTTCGTCAACCTGACCACTGATGATACCTGGGCCGCGGCGAAAGCGATCCTTTTCGCCCACGAGAAAGTCTTGAAGCGCGGCTACAAGCCCGTGGCCATCTGGCTGAATGTGCGCGCCATCTATCTGGCCGACAAGAAGCGCGCATCGCATGTCCATGGGCTGATGAAGGAGCAAGGCCGCTCGATCCAGGACATGCTGCGGGCGTTCATGGCCGATGGCGGAATGGTCATTGCCTGCATGGCCTGCGCGCAAGCCGCCGGGCTGACGGAAGCCGACTTCATCGCGGGCGTGCGGATGGGCAACCCGGACCTGGTGACGGGGCTGCTGTTTGACCCGAAGGTGAAGACACTGTCTTGGTGATTGTGCTGATACCTGCTGATTCTGAGCGCAAATCTGGATTATCTTTGGTTCGGCGCCACAAGCTCCCTGGGCGAGCCGCCGATGAATCCTATCCAGGGACTCCTTGGCGCGGCGGTGTTCAGCGCTTTTAGCCTGTTCCTGTTCGGCTGGGTGACAATTCCGGCCGGCGCTCTGCTCGGCTGGCTGATGAATCGCCAGCCGCATTGACCGCTGTTCTGAAGGTCCCGGCGCTGCGGCCATGATCGCGATCCAAACTGGCCCGGACAAAGCGCGCGGTCGTCTGCGGCAGCTCGCTATTCACCGGCTTCACCCTGGCTGCCAGGATCATCGGCTTGGTCAAAGCGCCGGCGACCTCGACAAGTATCCCAGCCAGGAGACCTGGCCGGGACATTGCGTTAACAATAACCGCGATCAGAGCGACTTCTTGCAGAAGTACCAGTCAACACACTCATACTCGCCGCTGGCCACGCGGGCATTAGCCTCCTCGACACTGCCCGGCGGCGGGACAATGACTTTATCACCCGGTTGCCAGTTCTCCGGTGTGGCGACTTTGTTGGCGTCCGAGGTCTGCATGGCCTTGACCAGGCGCAGGATCTCATCAATGGAGCGGCCGTTGCTCATCGGGTAATAGAGCATGGCGCGCAGCACGCCCTCGGGGTCGATCACGAAGGTGGCCCGCACCGCCGAGGTGTCGCTGGCGCCGGGCTGGATCATGCCGTAGGCCTTGGCCACTTGCATCGACAGATCGGCAATGATGGGGAAGCCGATCTCGACATCGAACTTCTCCTTGATGTTGCGCACCCAGGCGACATGGCTGTAATGGCTGTCAATCGACAGGCCGAGCAACTCGCAGCCAATGGCCTGGAAATCCGCGTGGCGGCGGGCAAAGCCCATGAACTCCGTGGTGCAGACCGGGGTGAAGTCCGCTGGGTGGGAGAACAGCACCAGCCAGTGACCGCGATAGTCTTCAAGCGTCTTGCGCCCATGGGTGGTGGGTGCATCGAAGGCCGGCGCGGCTTCGTTCAAGCGCGGCATGGTGGGAATGGTGGTGTCAGTGCTCATGATCAGTCTCTCCTGTTTCAATCCGTGGTTGTTTCGGCGTTGGCCTCCTGCGAGGTTGAGACTAGGTTAGCGGGCGGAGCGAACAGGCTGAAGTTGTTTGTTCCGATCAGGGTGATCGGCGCAAGCAATTGAGTTTTCGCAATTCTTTGGCTTTGCCCGTGAAATCATCTGGCATTCAGGATGGACGGAAAATGCGAGTGCCAACGCCCGTCTCGGGCGGACGAACGGGCGTTGACGCGCTGCGCTGGTCCTCGACTTTGGCATCCTGACAGCCCGTTTTGTTGAACAATGCGGCGAAGCTGGTTGAGGCATTGAGTCGCCTAAAATGACGGCGCGCGCGCAAGGATCCTCCGGCTGTCCCAGTCGCCAATCGCGGAGTGCGGCTCAGACATCGCTGAGGGTCAAAAAGCAGTTGACTGGACCACCTCGCGGCCTAACAGTGTCTGCCTTTTTCGATCAGGAAGAATCCAATGCACTTTTCAACCGCCGTCACAGGACGCGAAGACGCCATCCTGGACCTGTTCAAGGCGAGCTTCACCGCCAGCGAAGGCCCAGAGGAAGGCGCGCTGATTGCCGGCCTGGTGCGCAACCTGCTCAGCAACACGCCGAAGCCGGATCGCCGTGTCGTCACCGCCGAGGCGCGGGGTCGCGTGGTCGGCGGCTGCGTCTTTTCCCGGCTGATCTACGCCAACGACAAGCGGACAGTCTTTGTGCTAGCCCCGGTCGCCGTGGCGAGCGATCTGCAGCGCCAGGGGATCGGCCAACAGTTGCTGACCCATGGCTTGGCGATAATGCGCGAAGCAGGCGTCGACATCGTCATGACCTACGGGGACCCCGCCTACTATGCCAAGGTCGGTTTCCAACCAATCCGCGAGGCGGACGCACCAGCCCCCTTCCCCCTGACACAACCCGAAGGCTGGCAGGGGCAGTCCTTGACAGCGCAGACACTGACGCCGCTGCAAGGCCCGTCGCGCTGCGTCCCCGCTTTGAACCAGGCGGTTTTTTGGTAGAGATCTTCAGGATGACAACTGACAATCACGCCGAAGTCCCCAACACCCAGCCCGCCAATGCGCCCGATTTGCCGCTTCAGGCACTCGCCGCCTTCGGCTGGGAGCCCTTCTTCGCGCGCCAGGTCAGCCTGGAGGCGCTCTTTGACACCCCGCCGGTGCGCGTCGTTGCCGTGCATCGCAGCGGTTTGGAGGTGGTCGGTCCCGACATCGATGCGCTCATCCCACCGCGCGCCGACGCCACCGTTGGAGACTGGCTGCTGCTGGATCGCGCCCGAGCGCACGCCAGCCAACTTCTGGCGCGCAAGAGCCTGATCAAGCGCCGTGCGCCGGGGACCAACCGGCAAGAGCAGCTGATCGCGGCGAACATCGACACGGTGTTCATCGTCAGCTCCTGCAATCAGGATTTCAACCTGGCCCGCCTGGAGCGCTATGTCGCGCTGGTCTTTGAGGCTGACATCACCCCGGTCATCGTCCTGACCAAGGCCGATCTTGCGGTGGATGCGGCCTCTTGGATTGCTGCCGCCAGCGCTGTCTCGGCGCGCGTGCCCGTGGTGGCGCTCGATGCGCGCAGCGTTGAACCGCGCCAGGTGCTGTCGCCCTGGTGTCAGCCCGGGCGGACGGTCGCCTTTTTGGGTTCCTCCGGGGTCGGCAAATCCACCCTGACCAACGCCCTGGCCGGCGCCGATTTGATCGCCACCCAGGCCATCCGCGAGGACGACGCCAAGGGGCGCCATACCACCACGGCGCGCGCGCTGCATCGCGTCCCCGGCGGCTGCCTGGTGCTCGACACACCGGGCATGCGCGAATTGCAGCTGACCGACGCCGCCTCCGGCATCGCCGAAACCTTCGAGGACATGGAAGCTCTGGCCGCGCACTGCCGGTTTGCCGATTGCCAGCATGAAGCCGAGCCCGGCTGTGCTGTGCGCGCGGCTATCGACGAAGGCCGTCTGGACCCAGCGCGGCTGCGGCGCTGGCGCAAGCTGATCGCGGAGGATCGCTTCAACTCCGCCAGTCTCGCCGAGCGCCGGTCACAAGACCGCGCTTTCGGCAAGATGGTAAAAAACACCATGAAGGATATTAAGGCGCGGCGGCGATCCTGATTCCGCTGCTCAGCCTTTCAGGCCTCCACCGCATCGCAAGCGCGGCAGATTAAAGGGTGATCGATTAAACAATTCGAACCTGACACCTTTGACTTCGTGCAAAAAAAACCAACAAGCGCAGGTTGAATCCTTCATCAGCATCACGGGCCTTGATCCTCCGGATAGGCTAGACCAATCCGCTGTGCGGTTTTCAGAAGCCGCTTGTCCCGGGTCCAAAGACTTGTGTCAACGCACAAGGACACGGCTGAGAGTAAGTGCAGGTCAACGTAGCCAATGCCGCGCCCCCACAAGCGATTTTGATCCAGAAAATACAAGGCTTCCGCATCAGTCACCGCCGCTAATCGTGGCAAGTTCTGCCACAATGCGATCATGGCTTTGCGATCCTGCAGATTTCCACAGGCCAGTTCGCCAAGCACCATGGGATGCATGGCCACCTACGCCTGATTTAGCAACACACTCAGGTGGGCGTCTCCAGCACGCAGGTGATCGATCCAAACGGAGGTATCAACCAAAATCATGCGTCGGTTTCTGACTGCCTACGCGGTATCGGTGCAAGCCGGGGTTGAGAGCCGCCGAGTCGAGCCAGACGGCGCGCACTCTCGCGCTCGATCAAAGCCTTGAGCCCTTCGTGCACCAAGGCCGTCTGTTCCTTGATTCCGCAAAGTGCTCGAGCGCTTTGCAGCAGATCGTCATCGAGGTTCAATGTGGTTCGCATGGTTGGACTCATGCAGATGAAGCGAGTGTCGATGTCCGTATCATTGTACTGGGCGAGTTCCGGGATGGCGATATGGGTTGATGGCTGCATGCCATCAGGCCTCGCCGGCTTGTATCGGCGGAGAAAATCTCTTGCGCGATCCGCCACGACACTACCCTGTAGCGGCTAGGTGACCCGCCGCAATCTCCCACGCCAATTCGCGCAAACCAATCGCCTCGATACCCGGTGCCTTGGGGTAGCGCTCCGTCCCGGCATAGACCACAAAGGCACGGTCCGGCTTCAGATCGTCCAGCGCGATGTGAAACCCCTTGTCGGTCTTGGGCGCAAGACTCTTCTTGATCTCAATCGCCCAGGTCCCGCGCCGTCCGCCGAATTCCAGCAGCAAGTCGATTTCCGCGCCGGCGGCGGTGCGATAAAAACTGGCACGGGTACCGCTGGGACTGGCATTGATCAGATTTTCAATCACCAGCCCCTCCCAACTCGGGCCAGCGACCGGATGGCCGAGCAGATCGTCCAGGGTTTCCAGTCCCAAGAGCGCATGCAGCAGGCCGCTGTCGCGCACATAGGTCTTCGGGGACTTGACCAGACGTTTGCCGAGGTTGGCATGGAAGGGCGGCAGCCGGCGCACCAACAGTAAATCAACCAATAGACCGATATAACTGGTGACGGTGGGTCCCGAGACGCCCAGGCCCGAGGCGAGTCGCGCGGCATTGAGCAAGGTACCCTGATTGTGGACCAGCATCATCCACAACCGCTCCAGGGTCTCGGCAGGAATGCGCGGCCCGAACATCGGCACATCGCGCTCCAGGTAGGTACGGATGAAGTTGCGCCGCCATTGCAGGCTGTCGGTGTCGGTGGCGGCGAGAAAGCTGTCCGGAAAACCACCGCGCAGCCACAGCGGCGTGAGTGGCTCCTCCGTCACCTCCGTGGCGTTGAAGGGCGACAGGTCCACATACTCGATGCGCCCGGCCCCATCAGTGATAGAGGTTTCGCTCGATTGCCTTAGCAACTCGATCGACGCCGAGCCGAGCATCAAAAAGCGCCCGGTGCGATGGCCCGCGCGCCGACCCGCGTCGATGATGCCGCGCAACGTCTCGAACAGGGCCGGCACCCGATGGATTTCATCGAGGATGACCAACTTGTCGACATGGGCGTCGAGGTAAAGCCTCGGCTCGGCCAGCTTTTCGCGGTCCGAAGCGTCTTCCAGATCGAGATAGAGTGAAGGACGGTCCGCGGCGATCTGATGCGCCAGTGTGGTCTTGCCGACCTGGCGCGGGCCGATGATGGCCACCGCTGCCTGTCGAGCGAGGGCGGCGTTGACGAGTGGCAGGATGTTGCGCGGGATCATGCTTGCAAAATAAAATAAA includes:
- a CDS encoding YaiI/YqxD family protein, coding for MHIWVDADACPQVIKDILFRAAERCRIPLTLVANQALPTPPSRFIKSLRVRSGFDVADQAILDKIAAGDLVITSDIPLAAAVIEQGGQVLSHRGELFTSENIRARLNVRDFMETLRASGINTGGPPALSQSDRKAFAGHLDKIMASVSRANS
- the dinB gene encoding DNA polymerase IV, whose protein sequence is MPRLILHVDLDAFFAAIEQRDHPEWQGRPVVVGAQPGQRGVVATCSYEARRFGVHSAMSITQAARRLPPETIYVRPRMAHYARVSEQIMAVLAAFSPEIERVSIDEAYLDITGLTALVGPPEVIGARIKTGIRQAVGLTASIGIGPNRLIAKLASDCHKPDGLTVVLEEQVADFLAPMPFSVLRGLGVKTAPRLARLGVKTLGDVRELSLETLRRQCGARAGTQFYYQARGIADDRLYPDRERLSISKETTFPKDVTDPRVLEETLHWAAREVAWTARQTGHLGRVVTLKIRFFPFETHTRSRSRKVPTADERDLYRIAWSLLASEANWIGRPVRLIGLGLSGWSQPTTGQQLDLFETAETGRNPADKGLTETLDAIRHRFGAEAIQRGLHLHHQDN
- a CDS encoding DUF429 domain-containing protein, encoding MQVYGIDFTSRPRRAKPITCLQCQLKGQRLNAGALACWRDFVSFESFLTQPGPWIAGLDFPFGQSRIFLTNIGWPLTWSGYVRHAENLGRAGFRQALDDYRAQRPVGDKEHRRATDRLAGAISPQKLYGTPVGLMFFEGAPRLLRAGVSIPGVQVGDPRRICVEAYPGLLARQLIGRRSYKQDNPKLHSPEREHARRALLAAILDGATRSAYGLEVTAPAHLADDPSGDHLDALLCAIQAAWAWTQWADGAGQLTLPRMIDPLEGWIADPHARG
- a CDS encoding DUF427 domain-containing protein; the protein is MMPNTRSDLQAARAAWQYRGQQRPPFAQVPGPGQESVWDYPRPPIYQPDDRRITVHAGELRIAVTESAIRALETGSPPSVYLPPEAVDHSLLEPSERHTLCEWKGEAEYFHVKGPDGLIRDALWRYPQAWDEAALIAGYFSCYPARLACFVGDERVRPQAGGYYGGWITDDVVGPFKGEPGTGHW
- a CDS encoding NUDIX hydrolase, yielding MPKPETPLLTADIIIELTDRPGRPIVLIERRYPPLGWAIPGGFVDIGERIEAAAVREALEETALPVRLRVLLGLYSDPARDPRGHTVSAVYVAEASGEPQAQDDARHLAVFAPEALPEPLAFDHARILTDYRRYRDSGQITPLWSPLPLDKA
- a CDS encoding uroporphyrinogen-III synthase, translated to MNPCNLRGRGVLVTRPAHQAEGLCRLIEAAGGRALRFPVLVIEPTRNPAAQTLLAEHWDLVYFVSPNAVTFAHAQVDDCQPWLHAERVAAVGGGTARALQATGRTADLAPSGRFESEEVMALPELARMDGQRVLIVRGEGGRGLMAETLRQRGARVSIAEVYRRRCPEVDPQPLLARWSEEVDWVTVTSEQILRNLMAILGPAGRERLLVTPLVVIAKRTAEAARSLGFRDVVLAGRASDEAILAALCCRPVPA
- a CDS encoding DsrE family protein; this encodes MMKKRLVSMLLILIVLGSAPVASAGEVDGGLFVNLTTDDTWAAAKAILFAHEKVLKRGYKPVAIWLNVRAIYLADKKRASHVHGLMKEQGRSIQDMLRAFMADGGMVIACMACAQAAGLTEADFIAGVRMGNPDLVTGLLFDPKVKTLSW
- a CDS encoding peroxiredoxin; amino-acid sequence: MSTDTTIPTMPRLNEAAPAFDAPTTHGRKTLEDYRGHWLVLFSHPADFTPVCTTEFMGFARRHADFQAIGCELLGLSIDSHYSHVAWVRNIKEKFDVEIGFPIIADLSMQVAKAYGMIQPGASDTSAVRATFVIDPEGVLRAMLYYPMSNGRSIDEILRLVKAMQTSDANKVATPENWQPGDKVIVPPPGSVEEANARVASGEYECVDWYFCKKSL
- a CDS encoding GNAT family N-acetyltransferase; the encoded protein is MHFSTAVTGREDAILDLFKASFTASEGPEEGALIAGLVRNLLSNTPKPDRRVVTAEARGRVVGGCVFSRLIYANDKRTVFVLAPVAVASDLQRQGIGQQLLTHGLAIMREAGVDIVMTYGDPAYYAKVGFQPIREADAPAPFPLTQPEGWQGQSLTAQTLTPLQGPSRCVPALNQAVFW
- the rsgA gene encoding ribosome small subunit-dependent GTPase A, whose protein sequence is MTTDNHAEVPNTQPANAPDLPLQALAAFGWEPFFARQVSLEALFDTPPVRVVAVHRSGLEVVGPDIDALIPPRADATVGDWLLLDRARAHASQLLARKSLIKRRAPGTNRQEQLIAANIDTVFIVSSCNQDFNLARLERYVALVFEADITPVIVLTKADLAVDAASWIAAASAVSARVPVVALDARSVEPRQVLSPWCQPGRTVAFLGSSGVGKSTLTNALAGADLIATQAIREDDAKGRHTTTARALHRVPGGCLVLDTPGMRELQLTDAASGIAETFEDMEALAAHCRFADCQHEAEPGCAVRAAIDEGRLDPARLRRWRKLIAEDRFNSASLAERRSQDRAFGKMVKNTMKDIKARRRS
- a CDS encoding VapC toxin family PIN domain ribonuclease; the encoded protein is MHPMVLGELACGNLQDRKAMIALWQNLPRLAAVTDAEALYFLDQNRLWGRGIGYVDLHLLSAVSLCVDTSLWTRDKRLLKTAQRIGLAYPEDQGP
- a CDS encoding type II toxin-antitoxin system VapB family antitoxin, yielding MQPSTHIAIPELAQYNDTDIDTRFICMSPTMRTTLNLDDDLLQSARALCGIKEQTALVHEGLKALIERESARRLARLGGSQPRLAPIPRRQSETDA
- a CDS encoding ATP-binding protein produces the protein MIPRNILPLVNAALARQAAVAIIGPRQVGKTTLAHQIAADRPSLYLDLEDASDREKLAEPRLYLDAHVDKLVILDEIHRVPALFETLRGIIDAGRRAGHRTGRFLMLGSASIELLRQSSETSITDGAGRIEYVDLSPFNATEVTEEPLTPLWLRGGFPDSFLAATDTDSLQWRRNFIRTYLERDVPMFGPRIPAETLERLWMMLVHNQGTLLNAARLASGLGVSGPTVTSYIGLLVDLLLVRRLPPFHANLGKRLVKSPKTYVRDSGLLHALLGLETLDDLLGHPVAGPSWEGLVIENLINASPSGTRASFYRTAAGAEIDLLLEFGGRRGTWAIEIKKSLAPKTDKGFHIALDDLKPDRAFVVYAGTERYPKAPGIEAIGLRELAWEIAAGHLAATG